The following coding sequences lie in one Bacillus rossius redtenbacheri isolate Brsri chromosome 13, Brsri_v3, whole genome shotgun sequence genomic window:
- the LOC134538073 gene encoding zinc finger protein 239-like yields MELAVNVIERKLQICNSYPDHVASESTAKIKREIEDADVTPAERESRWSDDTSAQDQVWRDRAIHTEEHFVLNKTEEDFKSYLSFDLLPSCSVLLQRVKTEPELYEQSAASTNHLPESSRREDNTLADEEMKCKQRPFTRRSVRIANTQKDNCASYRIEKPFACLFCPKEFSRNYHLKLHMRIHSMERPHTCKFCRAQFSRKDGLLLHKRTHSGERPYHCLFCGARFVQKVHLRTHMNTHLSERYSCSECDRQFSQEIYLVRHRRIHTGERPYSCPVCRARFANTSSASRHMRIHTGKKPFACAGCGVRYALKDNLKLHVRKCSSKRK; encoded by the exons atGGAGCTAGCAGTTAACGTTATCGAAAGGAAGCTACAAATATGTAATAGCTATCCAGATCACGTTGCATCTGAAAGTACTGCTAAGATTAAGAGGGAGATagag GACGCTGACGTCACACCCGCGGAGCGTGAGTCACGGTGGTCGGACGACACTTCTGCACAGGACCAAGTCTGGAGAGATCGAGCGATCCATACGGAAGAACACTTTGTGCTTAACAAAACTGAAGAAGACTTTAAAA GTTACCTTAGCTTTGACCTGCTGCCCAGTTGCAGCGTGTTGTTGCAAAGGGTGAAGACAGAGCCAGAGCTGTACGAACAGAGTGCAGCAAGCACAAACCATTTGCCTGAATCGTCTCGTCGTGAAGACAACACGTTAGCTGACGAAGAGATGAAGTGCAAGCAGAGGCCATTCACTCGCAGATCTGTCAGGATTGCCAACACGCAGAAAGATAATTGTGCTTCCTACCGTATAGAAAAACCATTTGCAtgtttattttgtccgaaagaGTTTTCTCGAAACTACCATTTGAAGTTGCACATGCGTATTCATTCGATGGAGAGACCTCACACGTGTAAGTTTTGTCGTGCTCAGTTTAGCAGGAAAGACGGTTTGTTGTTGCACAAACGCACCCATTCCGGGGAACGGCCGTACCATTGTTTGTTTTGCGGAGCCAGGTTCGTTCAGAAAGTTCACCTGAGGACGCACATGAACACTCACTTGAGCGAGAGATACTCGTGCTCCGAGTGTGACCGGCAGTTCTCCCAGGAGATATATTTAGTGAGGCACAGGCGTATCCACACCGGCGAGCGGCCGTACTCGTGTCCGGTTTGTCGCGCCAGGTTTGCCAACACGAGCTCTGCATCCAGGCACATGCGCATTCACACCGGGAAGAAGCCGTTCGCATGCGCGGGTTGCGGTGTCAGATACGCTCTGAAAGATAATTTGAAATTACACGTGCGCAAATgttctagtaaaagaaaataa